GATGTTGGAATACTGACTTGTGATATTTTGTTGTTCTGCAAAGGCAACCAGGGTTGCTTGTTATTAAGTCTCGTTATTCGAATTCATGCAGATATATGAGTTGATGCCTCAAGTAGAAATAAATATTATAGATGTCCAATAGACATGCTTCCATGTTATTTTGTATCTGCCCACTGGTAGAAAAAGATATGTTATATTCTGGGTGCACTTTGTCAGTCGGAGATCATTTTTTTGTTTGGCCAATACTAACTCACTTTTTCTAATAGTCCAGCTACAGAGTTTGAAGTCACAGTCATCGCTGGCTTTAAAATCCCCCAGAAGGATGATTCTTGTTTTTGCTTTCGAACTGGTACTGAGGACTTCATCAAGATTAGTTGAGGCAAGGATTAGAAGGGATGCTGACTGTGACATACTGATTATGACTGAGCTGGATATCACGAATCTTTCATGTATCCAATTTGGGAGTCGAGCAATGCTGCCAATGTCCTATTCCAGATGGCAAAACCAACTGCATGTCCATGAGAGTTAGGGGTTGCAGTCTTTCTTCTCCATTAGAAGGTGTATGCCCCCTGCTTGTTCCTTCCATATAACTATTTACAAAACTGATATTCCAAAAATCTCCCTCTGAAACTTGGAAACTAAGTTAAGTTGCACCGGTCGCTGTTTACAGGCGTGAACAAACTGCATTTTTTTCTCAGTTTGACAACCTGGGCCCCATCTTTAATCTTTAACAACGAAGCCATCTTATCTTGTAGTCAGTAATGATTAAGTATAGGACATCTGACCCCTTTCATTACTTCAGGCAATCTCCAAATATTATAATCTTGTTAACTTTGTACAGTTTTACTACAAATTGTACAgagcattagtgagaccacactgagggttttgcatacaattttggtctccttatttaagaagggtATATTAGCAATATAACTGattcaaagaaggttcactaggttgattccaagAGTGAAGTGATTATTGTGAGTAAATTTTGAACAGGTTTAGCTTGTACCCTGTGGGGTTTTAAGGAATAACATGATCTTagtgaaacatataagatttgGAGTGGCTTAACAGAGTAGACTGGTGGACAGAGTCGAGAGGATGTTTTCCATCATTGAGTATTCTAGATCTTGAGGACCGgtgttttaaaataaaaacaactcCCCTTTACAGTGGAGGTGAGGATGAATTTCTTTTGTCAGGGAGTTgtaaatgtttggaattctctgtgCCAAGAGTGTGTAGAATATGGGGCACTGAATGTGTACAAGGCTGAGTCAGGCAAATTTCTGATGTACAGAGGAGTTGAATGTTATGGAAACATAAAAGTGTTGAGGCTAAGGTTGTATCACCTGTGGCCATGCAGAATGGAAGCCGAACATGCTGGAGGGGCCATATAGCCTTCTGTTGCTTCAATTTTGTATGCAGGCTCTCCAATTAAGTTGTTTGTTGATAGTATGATATTCTGTTTATTTGTCAGTAAAATGTTGCTTGCGAAGTATCAGTAACtactgaggaaaaaaaaatcaaacaaatcATTTGTCAGCTGAGAATTATTTATTATTTAGATTTATTtccaatttatctgaaatggTGGAAGTATGTGATACATAACTGTATAAATACTTACAAAAAATGTATTCCAAATTAAGAAGACTGATTAAAAGCAAGAGTTAAATTGGAAAAGTTCATTTTAACTGAtctagttttaaacaaaatacaAATCAGACTTTTAATCTTTTAAAATTATATTGTTCTCGTAATTATTGTTAATCTCCTGCAACCAACATCGTTGTAACCAACTTCATGTAAAGCAGAGTCTTTGGTGAAATATTTCTCATTGTTTAGAAGCACAAATTTCAAAATATGTATTATATAATTCAAATAATCTAATTCCAAAAGCAAAAACGACTCTCCAAATACACAAGTTTGCTACCATTTTTCTTCAGGACTGTTCATTTGGTTTATGTTTTAAAATTGCATTTGCACTTGCTGCATTTCAGATCAGCTGAACTGTTATCTGGCCTACCTACAAGACAAGGACAGCCTGTCATTACAAGAATTCCACCACCTCTTCCTCCAAGACCAACACAGCAGACTGGAGTTGGTAACTTCGGCTCTTACAGATCTATCTATAATACTTTCTCTCCAGCATATACACCATATGGAACCTCTTTATATGGAAGTTATAGCCCCTATAATTATGGACATGGAGGTCTTGGCTACAACAGATTTCGAACAGATGATATTCCTCCAAGTAGGTTTGTACGCCAGGCTGAAGAAAGCAGTAGAGGAGCATTTCAGTCCATTGAAAGTATTGTTCATGCATTTGCTTCTGTCAGTATGATGCTTGAGGCTACTTTTTCAGCAGTGTACAACAGTTTCAGAGCCGTCTTGGATGTTGCAAATCACTTTTCCAGACTTCGAGTGCATTTTACCAAAGTTCTCTCGGCATTTGCATTGATCAGAACTTTGAAGTACATGTATAGGAAGTTACAAAGGATACTGGGCCTACGGAACAACTCTGAGATTGAGGATTTATGGGCAGACAGTGCTCTGGTTCCAGCTGGTGCTGAAGACAAAGTACCTGGGTCGGGAAAATCCTGGCCCATCTTTCTGTTCTTCGCAGTTGTCCTTGGAGGTCCATATCTTATATGGAAACTATTGAGCTCAGCTACTTCAGAAGAACCAGGTGATAAAATCTCTTTTAAATAAAGATATAGAAATTGTTGTGACTGAGGACAAGAAATAGTCAGTGCCCTTCTACCAGGGAAATaatccctttaaacatttggctAAACACTTCTTACATTAATGTTTTTTTCTATACTTGGTAATTGTCACCATTCTGACCTATTGTGTTTGAACATTGTAGATCTAAAGTGAAATTCTAATGTCCAAAACATTATCCTTTTCCCTTATATACATCACAGGAGGAAGAAAATCATGGGTATTCTGTTGTAAAGTAATTGAGGGAAAGTTGAATGCACTGCTTGTGCACAGGGAGGGACAATTTATCGACATCAATTCAGGCTGCTTCCAACTCAATGTAGAGTGACATGTTAGATTTGAATCAGCAGGGCTGGAATATTCTGCAAATTAATGAGAGTTAGACCATAATCAACTAGAACCATGATCTACCAATGTTCTTTCTTAATCTAAAATATTTCTACATCAAATTCAGTATTTCATGCTAATTAGAAATAATGTATTCCTTTGTGAAATCTACTCTGATAAATGTTGAAACTTCAGATAGAGTGTACAGATGGACAACAACAACAATAATAATACTCTGATCTGAAGTTATGACAACAAGCTTTAAGCATTAACAGTTCTGGATTTGAAAACTAGCCTgcacaggatgcactgcagacattcatcAAGGCTCCATTGACAGCACATCCAAAACCACAACTGTTACCACTATGATCTAGAAGACAAAGGCAACAAATGTGGGAACACTATTGTCTGCAAGTTCtcatccaagccactcatcaacctgacttggaattatcaccattccttcaatatCATGGTGTCAAAATCCTTCAACTCCCTCCATAGTgacatagagatctacagcacagaagaaggGCCTTTGGCCCATTCTGTCCTCACTGATCAAAAACAACCACTTGattattctaattccattttccagtatttggcccgtagccttgtatgtcttgacATCAGAAGTGCATGTCTAAATAAATCTGAAATGttctgagggtttctgcctctaccacccttacaggcagggAGTTTAATgatcccaccatcctctgggtgaaaaagtttctcctcacatctcctctaaaccttttgCCCCTAATCTTAAGTCTGTCATTGATCCCTCTGTCAAGGGGAAATGTTCCTGTCCATGCTcgtcaattttatacatctcaatcatgttcccTCTCAAACTCCTCAGCTTGAAGGAAATCATCCCCACtctgtccaatttctcttcataactgatacACTCCAACCCaaataacatcctggtaaatgtcctctgcagcctctccagggctatcacatccctcctctaatgtggattccagaactgcatatAATACGCTATTGTGACCTAATAACATTTTATCCAGCTAATGACATTGCAAATGGACTGCAGggtttcaagaaagcagctcattgCTGCCATCAGCTTAAAAGCATTTAAGGTTGGCAATAAATCTGACCCAACTCGTGATGCCCATATGCCTTGAATAATAAAAGTAATTAATGGCTTGGATGAGGGGAATGAATGTACTATGGCCCAAATTTGTGacaaggcaagtggtgaggataagagtctgcagagggagaGGATAGGTTAGATGTGTGGGCAAAAACTTgccagatggaatacagtgtggcaCATTGGGAGGTTACACAtgttgacaggaagaatagaagtaATAAATATTGTTTaaacagaaagtctgcagaaagTGGCAGTGCAGTGGAACTTGGGATCCCTCATGCAAAAACCATGAGTAGGTTCAGTAGGTaatgggaaggcaaatggaacttgGGCttcatttcaaaggaaatggagtaCAAAATATCAGAGTCTTGTTAAAACTATACAAGACACAAGTTAGACAATATACTTTGAGCATTTTGgactccttatctaaggaaagatgtattgGCATTGGAGACAATCCAGAAAAAGATCACTAGGTTGATCCTGAGTATGGCAGGGTTTTCTGATGAAGAGTGGTTGAATAAGTTGGGCCTATACTCGTTGGAGTTTAGTGGAATGGGGTTTTACTTTTTTGAAACCTGTAAGATTCTTACAGGGGGCTTAGATACTGAAAGGTTATTTTACCTTGTGgtagaatctaggaccagagtgCATAAGCTCAGACTAAGTAGTCACCCATTCAAgatagaaatgaggaggaatatcTTCTTTCAGAgcgtgatgaatctgtggaattcttttctGCAGAGGGCTTTAGAGGCTGAATGATTAAgtatgttgaaggctgagattgACAGATTTGTAAAAGTAAGGGAGTCAAGGCATATGCgataaaaggcaggaaaatggaattgaggctTATCAGatcattgttccaccattcaatatgattaatCTAAGAAGCGATATAGTCGATTCAAGCTCCTGTTTCTATGACTAGAATAGCAGTCTGTTAGAAGAATTACTTCGGCTGTTCTGAAATATAATCATTGCTGCCCAGTTTTGTGCTGGCAAGGGCCCAATTATAGGAGATTTGCTGTATTAGCTATCTGTTTAAGCTGCTACCAATGTATAGAATCAGACATCAAATTACAGAGTGTTTATACTTTTGTTCTTCGAATTTCCATCCGTTTTCATGGCTGGTTTTTGTATATGTTAATTTGCTGATACACTTTCCTCTATTTTGAAAGAAGAATCAACAAGTTGGGCAAGTGGAGATGATGATCATGTTGTAGCAAGAGCAGAATATGACTTCACTGCTGGCTCAGAAGAAGAGATCACATTTCGTTCAGGTGACCTGCTGAACCTAGCTCCTAAAGGTGAATTATTCAACTACATTTTCAATTTAAAGTTGGTGTAATAAACTGAACAGCTGTGAACATATTCAACTTGTGCCTTTTTTCTCCTTAAGTCTGGTAAAAGGTGAATATCAAAGCAGTAAAAGAAGATGACAAAGGTTGAATGACAAAAGAGCTAATTTACAATTTTTAAGACTATTTTCTCCTTCTGAAAGCAGTCACTCATTGGTTCTATTGGTAACCACATTACACTCTTGGCCAATCTTCAATGAATGCTGGTAGGCCAGCTGTACATGTAAGTCATGAGAATTTATTTCCTCCAACACTCAgcacatcctgatgaagggctcttgcccgaaaggTCAATTcaccctgctccttggatgctgcctgaccggctgtacttttcccgcaccacattctctccatcaatATCACATATCGGTTCTTCATTTTGGAATAAGCAGTAAATGTGATATTACCCATATTCAACTATAAATTAGGTTTAAATAATTTAAATAGAAACCCGTTAGGATCATTTTACAGTATGTTTAAGCCTTCCAATATCATTTGTTTTATAATATACAAGTATGGATGACTAAGGGGTTCAGAATGTTACCTTTTATCTCAACTTTAAAGATACATTTTCCTCCCTTATGCTCCAACTGCAACGCCCTTTTCCAGAAAGATAGATTGTTTAATAGATTGGTAATGTTCATTTGGGCAATGAACTACGTAAAATTAACCTTAGAAATGACACAGTGATGAAGAAAGACAGACCATGATTGACATAAAAACAGTAGGATGATGCAAAATGATAAAATTTGGAAACTGAGCGCACAAAAGACAGATGGTGGGTGCATAAGTGTAAAGAGAATAGGTGAAAAAAAACTCGAGAacaaatataaaaataaaattttTGGTCAAGAGACATTAGATTTAAATATTGAGCAAACTGTGAAAGCTCAACAAATTAAACAAATTTAAATAGGAAAAAGAAGGTCGGAAAAAGCATGTATTAGCGTGAGCGATGTTTGAAATGCTTTGCACGTGTTAGTCATCTGAacaggtaaagttgccatagtcctagAGGACCATAGGATTACGCTCTCATTAGAGTGAAAAGACTGGTGATATAAGCTGAGAGTCACCTTGCCTCAGGTGACGTGcaaggttgagaaagagagtccttcaAGGATATTCAGTACATCTCAGCTTGTGCAGAAATTGAGACCACACTGTTAGCATCACGCTACTTTGCAAACCCTGCACCAAACAactacccccctccctctccaccaccactgtggccaaccacttcaactccccctcataATCCCCGTAGGAACATACAAATCCTAGGCCTCCTCTACCACCAAATCAAAACTACccgccaactggaggaagaacacctcatcttccacgtTGGGACCCTCCGATCACACGGCATCAACACtgacttcaccagcttccaaatctccccatcGCCCACCTCATGCCTGATCCaaccctcttgacctgacctacctgtctattttccttcccacctatctactccaccctccccactgacctatcacaatcacctctcACCTGCATCCACTTATCGCTATCCAACCTACCttacccccagcctcacccccatctcctatttatctctcagcccccttctccatccatattcctgatgaagggtttatgcccaaaatgtcaactctctttcttggatgctgcctgacctgttgtgttttttccGGTACatagtctccagcatctgtagtctcaTTTTCTCCCGgttcagccaactgaactaactgaaACGCTTAGTCATCTATACTTGTATATTATGAAACAAATAATATTGGAAGGCTTAAACATGCTGTAAAATGATCCTAATGGGTTTTGTATTTAAATGATTAAGACCTAATTTACAGTTGAATATGAATTGTATCACATTTGATGCCTAGTCCAAAATGGTGGAAGAACTGATTTGAATTTCACATTCATTGAAGTTTAAAATAAGGCTTTACAACAGTTTGGAGTGAATTCATTTCAAACGTTGGTTGTAAGACCTAGTCCCAAATATTTCATTTGGTATTGGTATAAAGCATGCTTAACCGTTTTCCTTCTCTTTTCAGAACAGCAACCCAAAGTACGTGGGTGGTTGATGGCCAGTTTAGATGGTCAAACAACAGGATTAGTGCCAGCCAATTATGTCAGAATTTTAGGTAAAAGACGGGGCAGAAGGCCAGCAGCGTTGCAACGCTTGGCAGAGAAACAGCCACGTGAAGGTTCTACAACTGCAAATGGACCTAAAGTTATTGAATCACTGGAGGAACAAGAAGCAGCTTTTGAATCAGCTTTTACCGAAGCACCAGAGCATAATAAAGATTCTAGCACTACAGAATCCACACATCCTGGTAAAGATGTAGTGAATGTCTGACAATACTAATATTATTAACAGGAAGAAAGCTTTCCCTTTGTAGAACTGGTGTATTAAATTATATTCATAGGTTTTAGATTTCTGTTGTACCAAATTATGATCTTTTCATCCTCAActcagcaatttttttttgaaaaataaatcaGGGTACATAAGATGTTTATTTGTCACCTATTAAGTGTCTATATTCTTTGCCAACATACGCCTTTTTTTTGTTTAGCCACTGTACAACAGATAATCACTGTACTTAACCATTATAAAATGGTTGGATCATATCTAAAACCTTTTTGAAATTTCAACAAATTTGGTGATTGACCTGTAAGTCAAAAACAAAAGGTGACAATGTGACAGCTGTTCCCTGCTCCCCACCcctccacacccccatccccttaaCTGATATATTTGCAGACAGTTTGGAAATACAAAATGGATGCCTGCCTGCACAACATTCTTGCACATCATCATATATATTATTGTGGGTGGGTAAGATATCAGCCATTGGGCTTCTAGCGTGTTTTCACCACCATTTCTGTAATTTGTGCTGCTGAAGAAGATGGAACAAATAAGCTAGCATGGCACTTTTCACCCTGGAGCTTAAAGGTGGGAAGGAGGTAGACAGGGCTCCCCAGTTCTTGTCAGATCCCTGATCCCTTCCTGACGAAAAATCTAATGACTTACAAGTGCAGCATTCAAGGATCTTTTCATTTACCACTTCTGAGTTCTCATATAGCTGGGAGGTCTTGGGGGCAGGAGCTCTTTTTCCTGTTGGACAGAGGTCTTGCTCTTAGCTCATTCCAGCCTCCCCCCAGTACGTTATCATTGGGAGATAACTATTTGTTTAAAGTCAGTCTGCTCAATACCAACTTTTCAGTGAGGGTAGTAAACCCAGAACCCTGTCATTCCCCATGTAAAATTTGCCCTTTCGTCTTTTTTGTGGTCTTTAATTTCTTCTTCTTAGGAGATCTGGATTTTATTCAACAAAATTAGCCATAGCTGGTGACAAGTGATGTGATTTGAAAGCATTTGGAAAGCTCTGTCCATACATAAAATTTGAATACTCAGGTTTTTTGTATTTATGAAACTGGTGATATTCTGGTAATTTTGGTAGTAAACCTGTAGCTTGTGATCTACAGCTGCTTGATGAAATTAACTAGATCATTATAATACAATATGTATTAATTCAAATGTATCAGTTATAGCAAACATTTGAACCAAACTTGTGAATACTTCTAAATTGTTCACATTATCCATGATAATAATTTCACAAGTGAAGTTAATGTGCCTGACGTGATGTCCTTAATTGATTGGATAACCATGAAAATGTTAGTTTGCTGCTGTTCTTTTGAAATATTATCTGTATCATACTTCCAACAAGGGGAAGTAGCCAAACTGAAGCAATCACAGCTGAGTAATAGTTTCAAATCAAACTCACTTGTGATAAAAGGTGAACACAGTGTCTAACTCATTGTGACAGTGtatggatgttacctgatggaagtaATTAAATATTGAAACATACTTTTAAAGTTAAAATGTCGAAGGTATGCTGACTAAGTCTTTGCATAAGTTAATCTAAACTTATTCGGAAGTTTTTCATTTGGAATTATAAATTTCTTTCAAACAGTATTAAATATTACATACACAAATTGGAAAGTTTTCATTAGAAGTGCTGTTTGCATTGCGAAAATACGTCAAATTGTAATGTTTGAAGATCAGGCTTCCCCCTCTCACATTGTTCTGTGTGTAGCTGTGTGTACTCCATCCATTTTCAAGGGGTTGGCTGAATGGGTCATTGCCCTTgagattcaattcaattcaggacagtgcagcacaggaaccAAGTCTGCGCCAATTCCTAATCCCTATTTAGACCCACTACTTATTGCCCATACGCAGTATCATCTTTCTCTTTGCCACCCATTCACATGTCTATAAAGATGGACCTTAAATGTCACTAATGTGCCTGCTGCCACACTTCCacaggcaacacattccaggcacccaccaccctttgGATGAAAACTTTTCCCCGCATTCTTCCCTAAATTTTACCCCCAGACCTTGAACCTGTGCTCTCTTGCAGTTGAACGTTCCACCCTGGAAAAAAGCCTcagactgtcaaccctatctatacctctcataattttgtagacctctatcaggtcacccctcagcctcagtctTCCTAGTGAAAACAATCTGGGTTTacctaatctctcctcataactaaaatcTTTGAGACCAGGCGACATCCTGGTCAACTTCTCTCATCCtttccaaagtatccacatccttctggtaatgtggcaaccagaactgcatgcagtattgcaAATGTGGCTATATCATAaattgccaacttttatattcagtCTTccagccaataaaggcaagcgtgctgtctgccttcttgaccacctgtgttgccactttctggGATCTCTGGACCTGTACGCCCAGATGTGTCTGTATATTGGTGCTCCAAAGGGTTCTACCATTTATCTaacctgaatttgatcttccaaaatgtatcaccttgcatttgtttgGATTAAACTCCCATCAGCCATTTCTATGCCcatatctgcaatctctctatatctcaatcttcttcactgtctgcaatttcaccaaatttggtgtcatccacaaaatcACGAATCAGTCCACCTAtattttcctccagatcatttatagaTATTGCAAACaacaaaggtcccagcactgatccttgtagaaCGCTAGTTACTGATCTCCATTCCGAAAAGAACCCTTTCACCACTACTGTCTGTCCTCTATGTTCAAGCTAGTTTTGAATCTATCCAGCCAGCtcaccctggatcccatgagatTCTACCTTATCAGCAAGCTGTGAGAtaccttttcaaatgccttactaaagttcacATGAACAACTTCCACTGAGCTCCCCATATCAATCATTCTTGTCacctatttaaaaaaaactgagtcaaattGGTGAGATATGACCTTCCCCGCACAAACCCACGCTGCCTATCACTAACAAGTTCATTtgcttccaaatgtgaataaatccttTCTCTAATTACCTTCTCAACAGCTTCCCCACC
This is a stretch of genomic DNA from Chiloscyllium punctatum isolate Juve2018m chromosome 11, sChiPun1.3, whole genome shotgun sequence. It encodes these proteins:
- the pex13 gene encoding peroxisome biogenesis factor 13 isoform X2; protein product: MGSQPPPKPWERRIPGNLSAPSFQSAELLSGLPTRQGQPVITRIPPPLPPRPTQQTGVGNFGSYRSIYNTFSPAYTPYGTSLYGSYSPYNYGHGGLGYNRFRTDDIPPSRFVRQAEESSRGAFQSIESIVHAFASVSMMLEATFSAVYNSFRAVLDVANHFSRLRVHFTKVLSAFALIRTLKYMYRKLQRILGLRNNSEIEDLWADSALVPAGAEDKVPGSGKSWPIFLFFAVVLGGPYLIWKLLSSATSEEPESTSWASGDDDHVVARAEYDFTAGSEEEITFRSGDLLNLAPKEQQPKVRGWLMASLDGQTTGLVPANYVRILGKRRGRRPAALQRLAEKQPREGSTTANGPKVIESLEEQEAAFESAFTEAPEHNKDSSTTESTHPGKDVVNV
- the pex13 gene encoding peroxisome biogenesis factor 13 isoform X1, which produces MGSQPPPKPWERRIPGNLSAPSFQSAELLSGLPTRQGQPVITRIPPPLPPRPTQQTGVGNFGSYRSIYNTFSPAYTPYGTSLYGSYSPYNYGHGGLGYNRFRTDDIPPSRFVRQAEESSRGAFQSIESIVHAFASVSMMLEATFSAVYNSFRAVLDVANHFSRLRVHFTKVLSAFALIRTLKYMYRKLQRILGLRNNSEIEDLWADSALVPAGAEDKVPGSGKSWPIFLFFAVVLGGPYLIWKLLSSATSEEPEESTSWASGDDDHVVARAEYDFTAGSEEEITFRSGDLLNLAPKEQQPKVRGWLMASLDGQTTGLVPANYVRILGKRRGRRPAALQRLAEKQPREGSTTANGPKVIESLEEQEAAFESAFTEAPEHNKDSSTTESTHPGKDVVNV
- the pex13 gene encoding peroxisome biogenesis factor 13 isoform X3 is translated as MGSQPPPKPWERRIPGNLSAPSFQSAELLSGLPTRQGQPVITRIPPPLPPRPTQQTGVGNFGSYRSIYNTFSPAYTPYGTSLYGSYSPYNYGHGGLGYNRFRTDDIPPSRFVRQAEESSRGAFQSIESIVHAFASVSMMLEATFSAVYNSFRAVLDVANHFSRLRVHFTKVLSAFALIRTLKYMYRKLQRILGLRNNSEIEDLWADSALVPAGAEDKVPGSGKSWPIFLFFAVVLGGPYLIWKLLSSATSEEPEESTSWASGDDDHVVARAEYDFTAGSEEEITFRSGDLLNLAPKATQSTWVVDGQFRWSNNRISASQLCQNFR